The proteins below come from a single candidate division KSB1 bacterium genomic window:
- the nuoK gene encoding NADH-quinone oxidoreductase subunit NuoK, translating to MMQVGLTHFLVLGAILFVLGLLAVITKRNAVTVLMGVELIINAANINFIAFARYLDKDIDGQMFGVFVIVVAAAGAAVALAIVLNIYQRMRSVNLDEADSLAG from the coding sequence ATGATGCAAGTCGGCTTGACGCATTTTCTGGTGCTCGGCGCGATTCTTTTTGTCCTCGGCCTGCTGGCGGTCATCACCAAACGCAACGCCGTCACCGTCTTGATGGGCGTTGAGCTGATTATCAACGCCGCCAACATCAACTTCATCGCCTTCGCGCGCTATCTCGACAAGGATATCGACGGCCAGATGTTCGGCGTGTTCGTCATCGTCGTTGCCGCCGCCGGCGCCGCCGTCGCCTTGGCCATCGTCTTGAATATCTACCAGCGCATGCGCTCGGTCAATTTGGACGAGGCGGATTCGCTGGCGGGGTGA
- a CDS encoding NADH-quinone oxidoreductase subunit J, which produces MTSFDAMFYVIGAITLLSAGVMVFSKNIIYNAIGLLFAFFGVAGIYVMLGADFLAATQLLIYVGGILVLLLFGVMLSQRITGLEMRTDTLHMLPAAAVCTGVAAILLWMIWKTPWPKAEIGPPEPTTRNIGTLFMTDYLIPFEIVSVLLLAALVGAAFIGRREAR; this is translated from the coding sequence ATGACCTCATTCGACGCGATGTTTTATGTGATCGGCGCGATAACGCTGTTGTCCGCCGGCGTCATGGTTTTCTCCAAAAACATCATTTATAACGCCATCGGTTTGTTGTTCGCCTTTTTCGGCGTCGCCGGCATCTACGTCATGCTCGGCGCCGATTTTCTGGCGGCGACGCAGTTGCTGATTTACGTCGGCGGGATTTTGGTCTTGCTGCTCTTCGGCGTCATGCTGTCGCAGCGCATCACCGGCCTGGAGATGCGCACCGATACCCTGCACATGCTGCCCGCCGCCGCCGTCTGCACGGGCGTCGCGGCCATTCTCTTGTGGATGATTTGGAAAACCCCGTGGCCAAAAGCCGAAATCGGCCCGCCCGAGCCGACCACGCGCAACATCGGCACGTTGTTCATGACCGACTACCTGATTCCTTTTGAAATCGTCTCGGTTCTCTTATTGGCTGCCCTCGTCGGTGCGGCGTTTATCGGCAGAAGGGAGGCGCGATGA
- the nuoH gene encoding NADH-quinone oxidoreductase subunit NuoH, with amino-acid sequence MRELIETLQSGQSFLAGLPPAVLTLIFLVIAAAFFATVMALNALVMVYAERKVSAWMQDRMGPMEVGPRGMLQTLADAVKLLIKEDIVPAAADKRLHWFAPFLAFAAPCAAFAALPYARNFVFANFDIGVFYVASITSLSVIAILMAGWASNNKWALLGGMRAAAQIVSYEIPAGLAIIVIVMQVGSLNFNDISLAQDGGIHRWFMWRYFPFNLIAFVVFYLATLAECNRTPFDLPEAESELVAGFHTEYSGFKWSIFMLAEYAEMLIVALVGAALFLGGWSSPIPGFLNSGAWGVLWFALKGLFLIFTQMWLRWTLPRLRVDQLMHLSWKVLTPFSFACVLGVGLWMLF; translated from the coding sequence ATGCGTGAATTGATCGAAACGCTGCAAAGCGGTCAAAGTTTTTTAGCCGGCCTGCCGCCGGCGGTACTGACGCTCATTTTTTTGGTGATCGCCGCGGCGTTTTTTGCAACCGTCATGGCGCTGAATGCGCTGGTGATGGTTTATGCCGAACGCAAAGTCTCGGCCTGGATGCAGGATCGCATGGGGCCGATGGAAGTCGGCCCGCGCGGCATGCTGCAAACGCTCGCCGACGCCGTCAAGCTGCTGATCAAAGAAGACATCGTTCCGGCGGCCGCGGATAAACGCCTGCACTGGTTTGCGCCGTTTCTCGCCTTTGCCGCGCCCTGCGCCGCTTTTGCGGCCCTGCCTTATGCCCGCAATTTTGTTTTTGCCAACTTCGACATCGGCGTGTTTTATGTCGCCTCCATCACCTCGCTCTCGGTCATCGCCATTCTGATGGCGGGCTGGGCTTCGAATAACAAATGGGCGCTGCTCGGCGGCATGCGCGCCGCCGCGCAAATTGTCAGCTACGAAATTCCCGCCGGGCTGGCCATCATCGTGATTGTCATGCAAGTCGGCTCGCTGAATTTCAATGACATCAGCCTGGCGCAGGACGGCGGCATTCACCGCTGGTTCATGTGGCGGTATTTTCCGTTCAATCTCATTGCCTTCGTCGTTTTTTATCTTGCCACCCTCGCCGAATGCAACCGCACGCCGTTCGATCTCCCCGAAGCCGAATCCGAGCTGGTCGCCGGTTTTCATACCGAATACAGCGGTTTCAAATGGTCGATCTTCATGCTCGCCGAATACGCGGAAATGTTGATTGTGGCGCTGGTCGGTGCCGCGCTCTTTCTCGGCGGCTGGTCAAGCCCGATTCCTGGATTTTTAAACTCCGGCGCCTGGGGCGTGCTGTGGTTTGCGTTGAAAGGATTGTTTCTCATTTTCACCCAGATGTGGCTGCGCTGGACGCTGCCCCGCCTCAGGGTCGATCAACTCATGCATTTGTCGTGGAAAGTTCTGACGCCGTTTAGTTTTGCCTGCGTGCTCGGCGTCGGTTTGTGGATGTTGTTTTAG
- a CDS encoding NADH-quinone oxidoreductase subunit A: MWFDFAAAFVFIVVGAAFVGVNLAISRLLQPRHPTAIKLSTYECGELPVGQSWVQFNNRFYVIALIFLIFDVEIAFLFPWAVVFKALGLFAFVEALIFVGILLVGLAYVWRKGDLEWDKPQTGKYARESAPQFFEEQPAPAPSEARAHMMA, translated from the coding sequence ATGTGGTTTGATTTTGCCGCCGCGTTTGTATTCATCGTCGTCGGCGCGGCCTTTGTTGGCGTCAATTTGGCGATTTCGCGCCTGCTGCAGCCGCGCCATCCCACCGCCATCAAGCTTTCGACCTACGAATGCGGGGAACTGCCGGTCGGCCAATCCTGGGTGCAATTCAACAATCGTTTTTACGTCATCGCGCTCATCTTTCTGATTTTCGATGTGGAAATCGCTTTTCTTTTCCCCTGGGCTGTGGTGTTTAAAGCCTTGGGCTTGTTTGCGTTTGTCGAAGCGTTGATTTTTGTCGGCATTTTGCTGGTCGGCCTGGCTTACGTTTGGCGCAAGGGCGATTTGGAATGGGACAAGCCACAAACCGGCAAATACGCGCGCGAGTCCGCGCCACAATTCTTCGAGGAGCAACCGGCGCCGGCGCCATCCGAAGCGCGCGCGCACATGATGGCGTAG
- a CDS encoding DUF1129 domain-containing protein → MSTPLSQRPLAALSCFCLLLGAATTGAQVRRQQENKPVKLAIKTDLPSYALGAKAVIEIFLHDANNKPVKAAKEYIIAIELRASFSNQFKKKMQDTIKVGGTSAKLTLVLEEIGVFNIHASHLAKSPELLPNDTVIRVRPAIRSLPRPGAWMPGIDVRFVGVGLLALPAVFKQLPSEQTSLLLKSSPQRPLLADDKDAATIHLFYYGPEGVAPTNIRVRLFNSGGRLEPQSVVTIPQGDDYAQATLTSDQIGTISVEYLGSAPINLPPQTRRKLDFQFVPPITRLEFIASPPEITLVDNADLIVRLLDEEERPIATDTSRVISFAIKHGRGEIKDDTLEIPRGRADGRTSFLPTWRGGLTLTAATPNLRIAEAALKVTLPNLLLILSAIGGVAGGAIAYWIHPHSKWWRIAIGSVTGFVLYWAFIFGVLALLPRGIVLNPLSAFALSTLGGWLGTEVFVQILKRFGLSA, encoded by the coding sequence ATGTCAACCCCATTATCTCAACGACCGCTGGCGGCATTGAGCTGCTTTTGCTTGTTGCTTGGCGCGGCAACAACAGGCGCCCAGGTTCGGCGGCAGCAGGAAAACAAGCCGGTCAAACTGGCGATCAAAACGGATTTGCCCAGTTATGCGCTCGGCGCCAAAGCCGTGATCGAAATTTTCCTTCACGACGCCAACAATAAGCCGGTCAAGGCCGCCAAGGAGTATATTATCGCAATCGAGCTGCGGGCCTCGTTTTCAAACCAGTTCAAGAAAAAAATGCAAGATACCATCAAAGTTGGCGGGACCTCGGCAAAGTTGACGCTTGTCCTCGAGGAAATCGGCGTCTTCAACATTCACGCCAGCCATCTTGCCAAATCACCGGAATTGCTGCCAAACGACACGGTGATTCGCGTCCGGCCGGCGATTCGATCTCTGCCTCGGCCTGGCGCCTGGATGCCGGGCATCGATGTGCGTTTTGTCGGTGTGGGTCTGCTGGCGTTGCCGGCGGTCTTTAAGCAACTCCCGAGTGAACAAACTTCTCTTCTTCTGAAGAGCAGCCCGCAACGACCTCTGCTGGCAGACGACAAGGATGCTGCGACGATACATCTTTTTTATTATGGCCCCGAAGGCGTTGCGCCAACCAATATTCGCGTGCGCTTGTTTAACAGCGGCGGCAGGCTCGAGCCGCAGTCCGTCGTGACCATCCCGCAAGGTGACGACTATGCTCAAGCAACTTTGACTTCCGACCAGATTGGAACGATCTCGGTCGAATACCTCGGTTCCGCGCCGATCAATTTGCCGCCGCAAACCAGAAGAAAATTGGACTTCCAATTCGTCCCGCCAATTACGAGGCTTGAATTCATCGCCAGCCCGCCAGAGATCACACTTGTCGACAATGCGGATCTCATTGTTCGCTTGCTGGATGAAGAGGAGCGGCCGATTGCAACGGACACCTCGCGAGTAATCTCCTTCGCCATCAAACACGGGCGGGGCGAGATCAAAGATGACACCCTGGAAATTCCAAGGGGCCGCGCCGATGGTCGCACGAGTTTTCTTCCAACTTGGCGGGGGGGGCTCACACTCACTGCTGCAACACCGAATTTGCGAATTGCCGAGGCTGCGCTGAAGGTTACACTGCCGAATTTGTTGTTGATTTTATCGGCAATCGGCGGCGTGGCTGGAGGCGCCATAGCCTATTGGATACACCCCCATTCAAAATGGTGGCGGATTGCGATCGGATCAGTCACCGGTTTTGTTTTGTATTGGGCTTTCATCTTTGGTGTGCTCGCCTTGCTTCCGCGCGGCATTGTCCTAAACCCCCTGAGTGCCTTCGCCCTGTCGACACTCGGCGGCTGGCTGGGAACGGAAGTTTTCGTGCAAATTCTCAAGCGTTTCGGGCTTTCGGCTTGA
- a CDS encoding M48 family metalloprotease, which yields MLRVRSFIFMLVFFIAAVFWACAKDYVTGKRRLTLVSESQEIAMGAEADPSIVAEFGIYDDEKLAAYVDGIGQAMVKVSHRPTLKFTFRLMDSPVVNAFALPGGFVYFTRGILAHFNSEAELAGVMGHEIGHVTAQHGVEQMTKAQLAGIGLLAGTVLSEDFRRFSDVAQTGLGLIFLKFSRDNESESDRLGVEYSTRAGYDAHHMARFFQTISRITEQAGGGPPTFLSTHPNPENREQRVEALATEWQAKVPGPKGGTDRAAYLRRIEGIVYGEDPRQGFVENDHFYHPELRFQFTVPAQWHVVNQPSQVQLISPQKNAAIQFSLGKGASAQEAAQTFVQNSKATVLRSGAAQVNGMRAHVVMSDMQTQDGGTLRVLSYFIEKDGKIYMFHGYTAANLFDGQAPTFERVMKSFDQLRNQAALTKQPRRVKIMTVEQAGTVRQILTRFGVEEKELEDLAILNGMHLEDGLERGALVKVVR from the coding sequence ATGCTTCGCGTTCGTTCATTTATTTTCATGTTGGTTTTTTTCATCGCCGCCGTCTTTTGGGCCTGCGCCAAAGATTACGTCACCGGCAAGCGGCGTTTAACGCTGGTGAGCGAATCGCAGGAAATTGCCATGGGCGCCGAGGCCGATCCCAGCATTGTCGCCGAGTTCGGCATTTACGATGATGAAAAGCTGGCGGCCTACGTTGACGGCATCGGCCAGGCCATGGTCAAAGTTTCGCATCGGCCGACGCTGAAATTTACCTTTCGGTTGATGGATTCGCCGGTGGTCAACGCCTTTGCCTTGCCGGGCGGATTCGTTTATTTCACGCGCGGCATTCTGGCGCATTTCAATTCTGAAGCCGAGTTGGCCGGGGTCATGGGGCACGAGATCGGCCACGTCACCGCGCAGCACGGCGTCGAGCAAATGACCAAAGCCCAGCTCGCCGGCATCGGCCTGCTGGCGGGAACGGTTCTTTCGGAGGACTTCCGGCGCTTCAGCGACGTCGCCCAAACCGGCCTCGGCCTCATTTTTCTCAAATTCAGCCGCGACAATGAATCCGAATCCGACCGGCTCGGGGTGGAATATTCCACGCGCGCCGGCTATGACGCCCATCACATGGCGCGATTTTTCCAAACCATCAGCCGCATCACCGAGCAGGCTGGCGGCGGGCCGCCGACGTTTCTTTCGACCCATCCGAATCCGGAAAATCGCGAGCAACGCGTGGAAGCGCTCGCCACCGAATGGCAGGCGAAAGTTCCCGGGCCCAAAGGCGGCACCGATCGCGCGGCGTATTTGCGCCGCATCGAAGGCATCGTATACGGCGAGGACCCGCGCCAGGGTTTTGTTGAGAACGATCATTTCTATCATCCGGAACTGCGGTTTCAATTTACTGTTCCGGCGCAATGGCACGTGGTGAATCAGCCGTCGCAAGTGCAACTGATCAGCCCGCAAAAAAACGCTGCCATTCAATTCAGCCTGGGAAAAGGCGCCAGCGCCCAAGAAGCCGCCCAAACTTTTGTGCAAAATTCCAAAGCCACCGTTCTGCGCAGCGGCGCTGCGCAGGTCAACGGCATGCGCGCTCACGTTGTGATGAGCGACATGCAAACGCAAGACGGCGGCACGCTGCGCGTGCTGTCATATTTTATCGAAAAAGACGGCAAGATCTACATGTTTCATGGTTATACCGCCGCCAATCTTTTTGACGGCCAGGCGCCGACTTTCGAGCGCGTGATGAAAAGCTTCGATCAATTGCGCAACCAAGCCGCGCTCACCAAACAACCACGCCGCGTCAAAATCATGACGGTGGAACAAGCCGGCACAGTCCGCCAGATTCTCACGCGCTTTGGCGTCGAAGAAAAAGAGCTGGAAGACCTGGCGATTCTCAACGGCATGCATCTGGAGGATGGTTTGGAACGGGGCGCGTTGGTGAAAGTTGTGCGGTAA
- a CDS encoding type II toxin-antitoxin system RelE/ParE family toxin gives MYEIEFTPEALEDLKALKKFEQKAIIEGIEIQLAHAPTKQTRNRKKLRPNDVAEWELRIGKFRVFYNVYDEQFIVSIEAAGLKIGNLLFFRGKERKL, from the coding sequence ATGTATGAGATTGAGTTCACCCCGGAAGCACTGGAAGATTTGAAGGCGCTCAAAAAGTTCGAGCAAAAGGCAATTATCGAAGGAATTGAAATACAGCTCGCTCACGCGCCGACGAAACAAACTCGTAATCGGAAGAAGCTGCGCCCAAATGATGTTGCCGAATGGGAACTGCGCATTGGCAAGTTTCGGGTTTTTTATAACGTTTACGACGAACAATTTATCGTCAGCATTGAAGCAGCAGGTTTAAAAATCGGCAATCTATTATTTTTCCGAGGTAAAGAGAGGAAATTATGA
- a CDS encoding DUF423 domain-containing protein has translation MEKLFFIIGSLSAFLAVAAGAFGAHGLKARLSADMLNTFEIAVRYHFYHALALFVVAWACTRWPSSMTTAAGWLFVSGILIFSGSLYTLALTGLRWLGAITPLGGLAFLAGWICLAWAAWQK, from the coding sequence ATGGAAAAATTGTTTTTTATCATCGGCTCACTCTCAGCCTTTCTCGCCGTTGCCGCCGGGGCATTTGGCGCGCACGGCTTGAAAGCGCGGCTCTCCGCCGATATGCTGAACACCTTTGAAATCGCGGTGCGCTATCATTTCTATCACGCGCTGGCGTTGTTCGTCGTCGCCTGGGCGTGTACCCGCTGGCCGAGTTCCATGACCACAGCCGCCGGCTGGCTTTTTGTGAGTGGCATTCTCATTTTTTCCGGCAGCCTCTACACGCTCGCGCTGACCGGCCTGCGCTGGCTCGGCGCAATCACGCCGTTGGGTGGGTTGGCTTTTCTGGCGGGGTGGATTTGCCTGGCGTGGGCGGCGTGGCAGAAATAA
- a CDS encoding aquaporin, with protein MKNYVVEFIGTFFLVLVIGLTVIEPGAGALAPLAIGSTLMVMVYAGGHISGGHYNPAVTLAVWMRGKCDTKDVAPYMIAQILGGVVAALVVGFCKPDAAVTAASPDVVRAVLVELLFTFALCYVVLNTATSKKNAGNSYYGLAIGFTVVVGAYAGGAISGGAYNPAVAGGISTMGLSMWSNIWIFLVGNFAGAALAAVIYKMANPGEFS; from the coding sequence ATGAAAAACTATGTCGTTGAGTTCATCGGCACGTTCTTTCTCGTGCTGGTGATCGGGCTCACGGTGATCGAGCCGGGCGCCGGAGCGCTGGCGCCATTGGCAATCGGCTCCACGTTGATGGTGATGGTTTACGCCGGCGGACATATTTCCGGCGGGCACTACAATCCGGCGGTCACGTTGGCGGTATGGATGCGGGGGAAATGCGACACGAAGGATGTCGCGCCGTACATGATCGCGCAAATTCTTGGCGGCGTCGTCGCAGCGCTCGTCGTCGGCTTTTGCAAGCCCGACGCCGCGGTGACGGCAGCCAGTCCGGATGTCGTGAGAGCCGTATTAGTCGAGCTGCTGTTTACCTTCGCCTTGTGTTACGTGGTTCTTAATACGGCCACATCCAAAAAGAATGCGGGCAACTCGTACTACGGCCTTGCCATCGGTTTTACCGTCGTCGTGGGTGCATACGCCGGCGGCGCGATTTCCGGCGGCGCGTATAATCCGGCGGTTGCCGGCGGGATTTCGACGATGGGGTTAAGCATGTGGAGTAATATTTGGATTTTTCTGGTGGGAAACTTCGCTGGCGCGGCGTTGGCGGCAGTGATTTACAAAATGGCGAATCCAGGGGAATTTTCTTAA
- a CDS encoding DUF420 domain-containing protein: protein MQITDLPAVNATLNALSSIWLTCGYIFIRQKKISAHRFCMIAALTTSALFFISYLTYHYHAGSKSFTGQGAIRAVYFTILTTHTILATAIVPLALITLVRALKERFDKHKRIARWTLPIWFYVSVTGVIIYFMLYQM from the coding sequence ATGCAGATCACCGATTTGCCCGCCGTCAACGCCACGCTCAACGCGCTCAGCTCGATCTGGCTAACCTGCGGTTATATTTTTATCCGGCAGAAAAAGATCTCCGCCCATCGCTTTTGCATGATTGCGGCGCTCACCACCTCCGCGTTGTTTTTTATTTCCTATTTGACTTATCACTATCACGCCGGCTCGAAATCTTTTACCGGGCAGGGCGCGATTCGCGCGGTTTATTTCACCATTTTGACAACGCACACGATTTTAGCGACTGCCATCGTGCCGCTGGCGCTCATCACCTTGGTGCGCGCGCTCAAAGAACGTTTCGACAAACACAAACGTATCGCGCGCTGGACACTGCCGATTTGGTTCTATGTTTCGGTGACCGGCGTGATTATTTATTTCATGCTTTATCAAATGTAA
- a CDS encoding SCO family protein: MEKFIPRGLKRFFPLQNLLLLALLFMAWNCSTSKPEPLPVLGTLPDFSLTERNGQAFNLNDLRGKIWVVDFIFTNCAGTCPIMTTAMTEIQQMALAEKLDDLKLVSITVDPERDTPEVLRRFADGYGALAGRWYFLTGDGAAIQQLANKGFLLSAAASTGGSAEEPIIHSNRFVLVDRQGRIRGYYDGTDEESVQHLRKDLKTLYREEAS, translated from the coding sequence ATGGAAAAATTTATACCCAGGGGTTTAAAACGATTTTTCCCTCTGCAAAATCTTCTCTTGCTCGCGCTGCTGTTCATGGCCTGGAATTGCTCCACCAGCAAACCAGAGCCTCTGCCCGTTCTCGGAACCTTGCCGGATTTCTCGCTCACTGAGCGAAACGGCCAGGCCTTCAACTTGAACGATTTACGCGGTAAAATTTGGGTTGTCGATTTTATTTTTACCAATTGCGCCGGCACCTGCCCGATCATGACCACGGCGATGACGGAGATTCAGCAAATGGCGCTTGCCGAGAAGCTCGACGACCTCAAGCTGGTTTCGATCACCGTCGATCCGGAGCGTGACACGCCCGAGGTTTTGCGACGCTTTGCCGACGGTTACGGCGCGCTGGCCGGTCGCTGGTATTTTCTCACCGGCGACGGCGCGGCGATTCAACAGTTGGCAAACAAAGGCTTTCTGTTGAGCGCCGCCGCGAGCACCGGCGGCTCCGCCGAAGAGCCGATCATTCACAGCAACCGCTTCGTGCTGGTTGATCGCCAGGGCCGCATTCGCGGCTACTACGACGGCACCGACGAAGAAAGTGTTCAACATTTGCGCAAGGACCTCAAAACGCTTTATCGGGAAGAAGCCTCGTAA
- the cyoE gene encoding heme o synthase — translation MQIKFSDYLELTKPRVTLMVLITMLFGFYLGSRGEMDWLLLLHALIGTALVAGGTSALNQYLERDIDAKMLRTKNRPLPAGRLQPHEALAFSVTISIAGLAHLLIMVNGLTAFLAAATQISYVFIYTPLKQKNSLSTIVGAIPGALPPLGGWTAARNDLSIEGWILFAILFIWQLPHFLAIAWIYREDYRRGGLPMLTVVDPEGDSAGRQIISNCLALLPVSLLPTIVGMAGKFYFVGALALSLFFLGCGIAVMRHRSNATFRRLLHASLLYLPMLLALMALDKTAF, via the coding sequence ATGCAAATCAAATTTTCAGATTATCTCGAGCTCACGAAACCGCGCGTGACATTGATGGTTTTGATCACCATGCTCTTCGGCTTTTATCTCGGCTCGCGCGGCGAGATGGATTGGTTGTTGCTTTTGCACGCCTTGATCGGCACGGCTTTGGTCGCCGGCGGCACCAGCGCGTTGAATCAATATCTCGAGCGCGACATCGACGCCAAAATGCTGCGCACTAAAAACCGGCCCTTGCCGGCGGGCCGGTTGCAGCCTCACGAAGCCCTGGCCTTCAGCGTCACCATTTCGATTGCCGGCCTCGCGCATTTGCTGATCATGGTCAACGGGTTGACCGCGTTTTTGGCGGCAGCGACGCAGATCAGCTACGTTTTCATTTACACCCCGCTCAAGCAGAAGAACTCACTTTCGACCATCGTCGGCGCGATTCCCGGTGCCTTGCCGCCGCTCGGCGGCTGGACCGCCGCGCGCAATGATCTCAGCATCGAAGGCTGGATTCTTTTTGCGATTCTCTTCATCTGGCAACTTCCGCATTTCCTCGCCATTGCCTGGATTTATCGCGAGGATTATCGCCGCGGCGGCTTGCCGATGCTGACCGTCGTCGATCCGGAGGGCGACAGCGCCGGCCGGCAGATCATCAGCAACTGTCTGGCGCTGCTGCCGGTGAGCTTGCTGCCGACAATCGTCGGCATGGCCGGAAAATTTTATTTTGTCGGCGCGCTGGCGCTGAGCTTGTTTTTTCTCGGTTGCGGCATTGCCGTCATGCGCCATCGGTCGAACGCCACGTTCAGGCGCTTGCTTCACGCCTCGCTGTTATATTTGCCCATGCTGCTGGCGTTGATGGCATTGGATAAGACGGCGTTTTGA
- a CDS encoding YgiT-type zinc finger protein: MKSNQKNNRIASGEACEYCNGIVRENILEREVFRHRSGLVILEHVPVGVCDKCGERYYSAEVLHRVHNIATARSKPLRKVSVPIAKYA; this comes from the coding sequence ATGAAATCTAATCAGAAAAACAACCGAATCGCAAGCGGAGAGGCTTGCGAATACTGTAATGGCATCGTGCGGGAGAACATTTTAGAACGTGAAGTTTTTCGGCACAGAAGTGGGTTGGTTATTCTTGAACACGTCCCTGTAGGCGTTTGCGATAAATGTGGCGAACGTTATTACAGCGCCGAAGTTCTGCACAGAGTTCATAATATCGCCACTGCACGCTCAAAACCGCTGCGAAAAGTATCTGTCCCAATCGCTAAATATGCTTGA
- a CDS encoding type II toxin-antitoxin system HicB family antitoxin, producing the protein MLNTYTAKYIKIRSGYMGQLVEWSEVVTEGKTLEECREMLQDALREMIMAYRQQKKEIPAGRALLEQIPVEV; encoded by the coding sequence ATGCTCAACACTTATACTGCCAAATACATCAAGATACGCTCTGGCTATATGGGACAGTTGGTAGAGTGGTCGGAAGTCGTAACCGAAGGCAAGACTTTGGAAGAGTGCAGAGAAATGCTTCAAGATGCTCTTCGCGAAATGATTATGGCTTATCGACAACAAAAGAAAGAAATCCCCGCCGGTAGAGCACTTCTGGAACAAATACCGGTAGAGGTATGA
- a CDS encoding NAD(+)/NADH kinase: MAIEATQMLRLRRQPPPKKMQIYHHPQVEGAAAFANDIARHLRSLGVEAEAVALTDETAKARLPEQDMIAVLGGDGTMLRGGCMAAKYKMPVIGVNLGRLGFLAEVQPTEWKGVFARILVGDYWLEERTMLHVEHYRGEEKLHTAEVLNEAVVSRGALARPIRLKTWVDGDELTTYVADGLIVATATGSTAYALAVGGPILPPELKDILIVPIAPHLCIERAIVLSHGTTLKILVRTEHQAILSADGQLEVPVQDDDHVIVHKSDYVTRFVRVQDPTYFYRNLNSRMSQNPSAEKAK, encoded by the coding sequence ATGGCAATTGAAGCCACGCAAATGCTGAGGCTCCGCCGCCAGCCGCCGCCGAAAAAAATGCAAATTTATCATCACCCGCAAGTCGAAGGCGCGGCGGCGTTTGCCAACGATATTGCGCGTCACTTGCGCAGCCTGGGCGTGGAGGCCGAGGCCGTGGCCCTCACCGATGAAACCGCAAAAGCCCGCCTTCCGGAGCAGGACATGATTGCCGTGCTGGGCGGCGACGGCACCATGTTGCGCGGCGGCTGCATGGCCGCCAAATATAAAATGCCCGTCATCGGCGTCAATCTCGGCCGGTTGGGATTTTTAGCCGAGGTGCAGCCGACGGAGTGGAAGGGCGTCTTCGCCAGAATTCTGGTCGGCGATTACTGGCTCGAAGAGCGCACGATGCTGCACGTCGAGCATTATCGCGGCGAAGAAAAACTCCACACCGCCGAAGTCTTGAATGAAGCCGTCGTCAGCCGCGGCGCTTTGGCCCGGCCCATCCGGCTGAAAACCTGGGTGGATGGCGATGAGTTGACGACGTATGTGGCCGACGGCCTGATCGTTGCCACCGCCACCGGCTCGACCGCGTACGCGTTGGCCGTCGGCGGCCCGATTCTGCCGCCGGAGCTGAAAGACATTTTGATCGTGCCCATTGCCCCGCATCTTTGCATCGAACGCGCCATCGTGCTCTCACACGGCACCACGCTGAAAATTCTCGTGCGCACCGAGCACCAAGCCATTCTCAGCGCCGACGGCCAATTGGAAGTGCCGGTGCAGGACGACGATCACGTCATCGTTCACAAAAGCGATTACGTCACCCGCTTCGTGCGCGTGCAGGATCCCACGTATTTCTATCGCAATCTCAACTCGCGCATGAGCCAGAATCCCTCGGCGGAGAAGGCGAAGTAA
- a CDS encoding type II toxin-antitoxin system HicA family toxin has protein sequence MPKITAKLMIEFLESLGFVMVRQRGSHKFFKHPDGSTATVPDHKGEDLVRGLTKKILNDAEATREEFLEWYWQS, from the coding sequence ATGCCGAAAATTACCGCCAAGCTCATGATTGAGTTTCTCGAGAGCTTGGGATTTGTCATGGTACGCCAGCGAGGCAGTCATAAGTTTTTTAAACATCCGGACGGCAGCACGGCAACAGTCCCCGATCACAAGGGAGAAGACCTGGTCCGTGGTCTTACCAAAAAAATTTTGAATGACGCAGAAGCCACGAGAGAAGAATTTTTGGAATGGTACTGGCAAAGTTGA